In Gloeomargarita sp. SKYB120, the sequence GGTGAATCGGTTGATCCGGTGCTTGTTGCCGCTGTGGTTGCGTTTTCGGTTGGGGATCACCCAGGTGCGGGTCGAAGGAGCAGACATCCTTGTGCCCTGGTATGTGCAGCTCCAGCGAAGAGAAGCACGGGTTCTACTGGCGTTTCGGCATCCCACGCTTGATGACCCCTACGCCATGCTCTACCTGCTGGAGCGGGCGGTTCCCCAGGCAGCTCAAGAGAGAGGCGTGCGGTTGCGTTTGCCGCTGCATAGCTATTTCGTGTATGACCGGGGGATTCCCCTATGGGCGGGGCGGTGGGTGGGCTGGCTGTTTGCGCGATTGGGGGGCATCCCTATCCAGCGTGGGCGCAGTGACCGGCTAGCCCTTAAAACGATTCGGGAAGTGCTCCTACGCGGAGACATGCCCTTGACGGTGGCGCCGGAGGGCGGAATCAATAACCGCAGCGAGTGTCTAGGACCACTGGAGCCGGGGTTGGCGCAGCTCGGTTTTTGGTGTTTGGAGGATCTGGCGAAACAGGGGCAGACCGTACCGGTGGTGGTGATTCCGATTGGCATTCAATACGGCTTTGTCCGACCGCCCTGGCAACGCATCAACGACCTGTTGACCCGCCTGGAGGAGTACTGTCATTTGCCAGTGGGTTCCCACGCTTCAGCTGACCCGGAGGCCCTATACGCCCGTTTGCTCCGCTTGGCCGACTACCTGCTCACCCAGATGGAAACCTTTTACGCCCAGTTCTACCACCATCCGCCGCCGGCCTTGGCGGAAGACCTGACGGTGAACGACCGCTTGCGCCTGCGGTTGGACCACCTGCGGGATGTGGCGTTGCGCGTGACGGAGTCGTTTTTCGGCGTGACGGGGAAAGGGACTGTCATTGACCGGTGCCGGCGCCTGGAGGCGGTGGCGTGGGAGTGGATGTACCGGCAGGACTTGGCTGAACTCTCCCCCGTGGCTCGGTGGCTAGCGGACCGGATTGCCCAAGAGGTGGAACTGCGGCTGTGGCACATGCAGTTGGTCGAGCAACTTACGAGCGTCACCGGCGATTACATCCGGGAAAAACCGTCGGCGGAACGTTTTGCGGAAACCCTGCTCATCCTGTGGTCAGCCGTCAACCACCTACGGGGCCGTCATCAACCTGTGCGTCTGGGGCAACGCTGGTTGAGCATCCGGGTCGGGGAACCCCTGTGCCTGAACGACTACTGGGAAACTTACAGCGCTAGCCGCAAAGCCGCTCGCCAAGTGGTTCAAGAGGTCACAGACCGCCTAGCGGAACGGTTGCAGGGCCTGATCATTAGTTAGAGC encodes:
- a CDS encoding 1-acyl-sn-glycerol-3-phosphate acyltransferase codes for the protein MRRAQPGLRFIPPRYDPRVNRLIRCLLPLWLRFRLGITQVRVEGADILVPWYVQLQRREARVLLAFRHPTLDDPYAMLYLLERAVPQAAQERGVRLRLPLHSYFVYDRGIPLWAGRWVGWLFARLGGIPIQRGRSDRLALKTIREVLLRGDMPLTVAPEGGINNRSECLGPLEPGLAQLGFWCLEDLAKQGQTVPVVVIPIGIQYGFVRPPWQRINDLLTRLEEYCHLPVGSHASADPEALYARLLRLADYLLTQMETFYAQFYHHPPPALAEDLTVNDRLRLRLDHLRDVALRVTESFFGVTGKGTVIDRCRRLEAVAWEWMYRQDLAELSPVARWLADRIAQEVELRLWHMQLVEQLTSVTGDYIREKPSAERFAETLLILWSAVNHLRGRHQPVRLGQRWLSIRVGEPLCLNDYWETYSASRKAARQVVQEVTDRLAERLQGLIIS